In Candidatus Zixiibacteriota bacterium, the sequence TTGCGGCCAGCTATGCGGCGCTCGCGGGCTGTCTGGCCGCTCAGAAGCGATACGAAGAATCCGTCGAGATGTACGCTCGGTCACGCGAGTCATTCATGGCCGTTTTCGGCGAGGATCATCCCTACACGGTAGGTGTCATCGCCAGCCGCGGGCGAACGCTGATGGAGCTGGGACGGTTCCGCGAAGCCGGGCAGTCGATCCGCCGCGCAATCGATATCCAAAGCCGAATCCTGCCCGACGATCATCCTCACCGGAGCAACACACTGTATTATCTCGGTGAGTTGTACCTTCGGCAGGGGTTCGCCGATTCCGCCGAAACGATCTTTCGTCGAACGCTGGCCATTCGCGAGCAATCCCTCCCACCGGACAACTGGCGTATCGCGCAGGTCCGGAGCAGCCTCGGAGAGTGCCTGCTCGATCAGGGACGGATCACCGAAGCCTCGCCGCTGATTCGCGAAAGCTACGACCTGCTGCTCGAGCAATTGGGAGACAGCAGCCTCACTACCCAACTCGCCGGCGAAAGACTCCTGCGGCTTCAGCAAGCCCTTCACCCGTAACCCGCACTGCGGCTCTTCAGAAGTCTACCGATGCTCCGAGATGAACTGTGAACAGATCGGTTTTCGATCTGCGCACATCGTACGTGACCGTCGACCCCGTTTGAGTGATACTGCCTTCCTTCAGGTAGTCCGCCTCGCCGCCGAATATGTATCCGGCCCGGAGATCGATGAATACGTTGTACCCTCGCTTGCGCGCGATCCCGTCGTACACCCGGATCATCGTTCCTCCTCGCACACCGTAGCTATAGGCCCAGTCGTCGAAATTGGTCGATCCGATATCCACCTCGTCTCCGCCGGAGTCGTAGATATCGTCGATTGATGTCCGTGTATAGAGATACTTGAATCCGACCAGTGCGTCGGCGTACGGCCGGAAGCCGCCGTGACGGTAGCCCACACGGAAGAACAGGTGCGTCTGCACGATATTGTTGGTCGTCGAGACATCGACCTGGATGTCGGGAATCGTCGATGACAACGGCTCACGCCGCGTCTGATCCCCGTACAGCAGATACTCGAAAGACAGCCCGATTCCGAACGGCTGCTGCTGCGGGCTCCAGACACCGTCGATACATACACCGAACCCGTCGTCTTCGATTTCGTCCTTGAATTCTCCGGCCGGCACCGCCCCGGCAAATGATATCCCCGCCTGCCAGTTTGGGCGCGCAGCTACCGACGACACTTCCAGTAAGACTGCAATTGTCAGTACCCCGGCTGCCCTTACGCACGCCGCCATACCCCTGATTCGTTTCATGGAACCTCCGGGCTGTTCGTTGTCAACAGTCGCTCTGCTCGCTACATCCGCCGCACGATAATACCGCATCGCTATACGAATGGCAATGTGGGATGTTCAGTTTCCTCTGACCGCAATCACTGCGCGCGTGATCTCTTTGGTCACACGGCCACTGGTGGCAAAACCGGGACCGTAGTGTCTCCGGTCGCTAGCCCTGCAGCTTCTTGACGATTTTCCGAACCATTGAACGCGGCGACACGCGGATTGCCGGCGGAGTCAGCTTGTTCCTGATACCGGGGAGAATGACCACCTGTCGATTCCTGAAGCCCCGCACCCCCGCTTCGGCAACTTTGCGAGCATCCGCCATCCCGAGCCTGAACAGGGTAGAGGTATCCAATCCGGCTATTTCGGCAAACTCGGTTTTGGTGGGACCGGGACAGAGGCAGGAGACCGTGACCGATGTCTCCGCCAGCTCCTCGGCCAGCGCCTCTGTAAACGAAAGCACATACGCCTTACTGGCATAGTAGACGGCGACCAGCGGACCCGGTACAAAAGCCGCCGTCGAGGCCACGTTTAAGACGCCGCCCCGATCGCGGCGCACCATGCCGGGCAGAAAGAGCCTCGTCAAATGCGTGAGTGCTGCGATATTGACGGCAATCATGTCAAGGTGTCGATTGACGTCGATCCGGTCGAATCGTCCGGCTTGCCCGAAACCTGCATTGTTGACCAAAACATCAATCTCAATCCCCAACGCTTGCGTCTTTTCCAGCAGTATCTGCGGGGTATCAGGTTCGGACAGATCGGCGGGAATGGCGACGGTATCGATGACAAACTCATCTCGGAACTGCTCCGCGAGCGCGGCGATTCGCTTTTCACGCCGTGCTGCGAGGACGAGATTTGATCCCTCGGCGGCAAAGACCCGGGCGAGTTCCATACCGATTCCCGACGACGCGCCGGTGATGAGCACGGTTTCGGCAGGCATAGCTTCATGAACTCCGAATCGTATGTGATTGAGATGGTACCTTGACTAGTCGAATGCAGGGGTGCTGATTGATCATAGTGCGACGCCCCAGTGAATCGCAAAAACATATACCCCCGGCAGGATTCGAACCTGCTACCCTCTGCTTAGAAGGCAGATGCTCTATCCGAATGAGCTACGGGGGCAAGTCTTGTTGTTGTGCAACGGGTTAATGATGCACTAGGCCTGATCCAATATTGAAACAGGGGCTGGGTTTATCAAGAGAAAAATGAGGACAAACAAATCCCCTACGCCACGTAGCAGCCGTCAAGCGGCCACCGGACGTAATCGCCCTTCCAGATCCGGGTCAGATCCCGGTCGATTATCTCCGACGTCTTGTTGAGCCGCTCGCCCACCATGCGCCGGTGCATACGCTCAAGATGGAAGTCCGTCGTCTCGACATCAAACGGCAGTAATTCCGGGTTCACGAACCGAATCGCGCCGTCGCAGTCACGAGCCGTGATCAGCCGGTTGCGGTTGTACCGGCTGGGGGAGAAGGGGATGTCAAGGATGCCCTCCTGGAACGCCCGGATCGCTCCCCGCGCCAGCGAGCCGTTGCCAAGCGTTTCAATCGCCGTCATGATGGACGTGACTTCGGATTCCAGCAGCCGGCATTCGCGCTGCACGCCTGCCCGGTCGACCTGCATGTCCGAGGCGCGGGCGACGCCGTCCTGAGTCAGGCGAAGGGCCGCTGCATTGTCGAACCGCGTGGGGATCTTGTACGACTCGACCGGTGTCTTGATCATGAACCGGGTCGCTTTCGCCAGCGCGCCGGTCGTCGATGAGTTCAGTATCAACTGCTCCGCTTTTTGCGGGTCGGCGGGGAACGCCGCCATGTAATGATGATACACGGTCGACACCGTGCACTGAGTGAAGCCGTACTTAGCCAGATACCGACGAGTCATGCGGTTGATCGTCTGGATCGCGGCGATATCCTGGACCCGGTTGCCCTGCTCCGCAAGTCCGACACTGATACACCGTACTCCCGATTTGGCCGACAGGACCGCCTGTACGATATTGATGCAGATCGGAATCGACGGCTCGATCAGGCTGGTCGTCAACGGTCCGAAATACTCGCGATTGATCGTTATCCCGTACGTCGACTGGTACATGCCGGACAGCTTATCGACATACTTCCAGTACCTCAGATTTGTCGTCGGCGACGTTCGCTTGTCGTACGGGTAGAGGTAGCAGATAAAGCCCCCCTCCAGCGAACTGGCGCCGCCGGCAAGGGCGATTTCGTGCACCAGACGATGATCCGGGGAACCGGCCCTGATCTGGAACGGGGTCGTGATCGATGAGAGTATCTGTTTCACGCCCGGTACGCCATGCACCTCGACCGGGTAACCGTTCAGGAATGAGACACCACCCGGTTCGGAGCGCCGTACCCCCTCTTCGGCCTTTGCGTACATGTTCTTTCGGCTGGCCGCATCGAGTTGAATCGAAGACACATTCATGCCGTTCGCTTCGAGCAGTTTCAGAATCTCTATCTCGTCGGCGATATGTGCAACGCCGGTTCGCGGCTGCAAGAGGGGTGCGTAGGTTTTCGCATTCAATCGCGCTGCCGTGATGTGGTGGAGATTCTGCGACGGCTTCGCGTGATTACCGGTGATATCGGCATCGAGTACCTGCGAACCGGTCGGCCACGACGATAGCACCTGCTGGCGCGTCGTCGCAAACTCCTGGTCGGACATCGGTTCGTCGGTCACCTCGTGTAGGTCGTCAATCGCCGGCATCTCGTCGAACGCAAGGCGATCGAGACGCCGCGGCGTGATTCCTTTCTCGTGAAAATCCTTTCTCAGGTTGTCGAGTACATGCTGCCACCCCACCGGTTTGGCTGCGACATAGTCAAATCCCCGGCCGCGGTACTTGCGGACAATGGTGTCATTCGCTTCCTTGACCGACAGATTCCCGCCCAGATACCAGAGTTTCGGCTCATCGTTGCCGAGTCGATAGCGCTGCAACAGCTGCGGAAAATCCTCGAGATACAGGTCGGCGTGACCGTTGTTGCAGGAAATGAGGACGGCGTCGCAATCATCGGCAAGGTGGAAGAAATCGTCGAGCGTATTGCCGATGCCGAGATTGCGGACCGCCATGCCGGATTCCCGAAGCGCCAGCGTCAGCAACGCCATGCCGACCGAGTGGATGTCGTCCCCGATCGACCCGATAAGCAGCCGATAGGTGCTGTTCATGACTTGCGAAGCTCGCCGGTGCGGACCGGTCGGTCGATGCATTTGCTGATGGCCGCGTTACAAATACAGTCGATCGAGTCAATCAGCGGGATCGACATATCGTCCTGGCTGAGTACCAGCGGTATCTCACTGCACCCGCCGACTATGGCGTCGGCGCCCAGTTCCCGAAGACGCTCGACCGCTTCCAGAAAACGCTCCCGAGGCTTTCCGGTGATGTTGCCCGCCTTGATCCCCCACGGTTCGTAGATGGGGTCCATGAAGTAATACTGCTGATCACGGTCGTCGAAAACGACCGAACGAATCCCGGCTTCTTCAAATCGGGACTGGAAGAGGTTGCACTTCAAATTTCCGGTCGATGCGAGTATGCCGACCGCCTTTGCATCGGGGAAGTACGACGTGCAGTACTCCACCGATTCCCGGATACCGTCGATAAACTCCGCCCGCGAATTTCTCTGCAACTGGGGGATGAAGTAATGCGAGGTCATGCAGGCAAGGGCAAGATATGATGCACCAAACCGGTTGCAGATCTCGACCGAGC encodes:
- a CDS encoding SDR family oxidoreductase, which translates into the protein MPAETVLITGASSGIGMELARVFAAEGSNLVLAARREKRIAALAEQFRDEFVIDTVAIPADLSEPDTPQILLEKTQALGIEIDVLVNNAGFGQAGRFDRIDVNRHLDMIAVNIAALTHLTRLFLPGMVRRDRGGVLNVASTAAFVPGPLVAVYYASKAYVLSFTEALAEELAETSVTVSCLCPGPTKTEFAEIAGLDTSTLFRLGMADARKVAEAGVRGFRNRQVVILPGIRNKLTPPAIRVSPRSMVRKIVKKLQG
- a CDS encoding methylaspartate mutase subunit E, producing MNSTYRLLIGSIGDDIHSVGMALLTLALRESGMAVRNLGIGNTLDDFFHLADDCDAVLISCNNGHADLYLEDFPQLLQRYRLGNDEPKLWYLGGNLSVKEANDTIVRKYRGRGFDYVAAKPVGWQHVLDNLRKDFHEKGITPRRLDRLAFDEMPAIDDLHEVTDEPMSDQEFATTRQQVLSSWPTGSQVLDADITGNHAKPSQNLHHITAARLNAKTYAPLLQPRTGVAHIADEIEILKLLEANGMNVSSIQLDAASRKNMYAKAEEGVRRSEPGGVSFLNGYPVEVHGVPGVKQILSSITTPFQIRAGSPDHRLVHEIALAGGASSLEGGFICYLYPYDKRTSPTTNLRYWKYVDKLSGMYQSTYGITINREYFGPLTTSLIEPSIPICINIVQAVLSAKSGVRCISVGLAEQGNRVQDIAAIQTINRMTRRYLAKYGFTQCTVSTVYHHYMAAFPADPQKAEQLILNSSTTGALAKATRFMIKTPVESYKIPTRFDNAAALRLTQDGVARASDMQVDRAGVQRECRLLESEVTSIMTAIETLGNGSLARGAIRAFQEGILDIPFSPSRYNRNRLITARDCDGAIRFVNPELLPFDVETTDFHLERMHRRMVGERLNKTSEIIDRDLTRIWKGDYVRWPLDGCYVA
- a CDS encoding amino acid racemase, giving the protein MAGKKLGIIGGMGSVAAAYMFKRLVELTPTEKDQEYIEVILHNNTGIPDRTQGILYGGPSPLPELQRSVEICNRFGASYLALACMTSHYFIPQLQRNSRAEFIDGIRESVEYCTSYFPDAKAVGILASTGNLKCNLFQSRFEEAGIRSVVFDDRDQQYYFMDPIYEPWGIKAGNITGKPRERFLEAVERLRELGADAIVGGCSEIPLVLSQDDMSIPLIDSIDCICNAAISKCIDRPVRTGELRKS